In Sciurus carolinensis chromosome 4, mSciCar1.2, whole genome shotgun sequence, the sequence ctggctccatgagaatgttataggccagtctctaagggaaatgactaaacagactccatttcgCTCTAAGACTCTCACGTTaagtaggaaataaacttctcccatgggaacaccctgcctctgtacccatcatcagttacttagcatgacatgtttagcaatacgaaatgacaattcttatgtaatgaaaaattgttctcttttgattttcattgctcctaaacaatgtaccatgtgaatggtgattgtgtggatgttagtaatcattctttactttgtacctaggtaaggatggttttgacccacttccccctctgttgatgatctcacgATCTCAAGATGTTAGTTTATAATTCTGAATCATAGCATCAGACACTTATgaatgatgtgatttttggtataagaacccctacaaccctatggttgggacTATTCTccaaatagtcattttttgggccttgtgtgagacagtcagccagcaggcttaataaagactctaaAATTTGGACTTTCAGTGGTGAtccgtctgttcttaagttgcaccccataacattaGGTCAGATGAAAGAGGACCAGTCATGTAACAAGAGATATACAAGGGAAGAAGACGAGTAGTTTTGCATCACATAGTATAAGGAAAGAGTAGTTCTAGAATCGGTGAGTAACCACGTTGTTTGGGAGGTAAGAAATGAGGACTAAAAATTGTTGATTAGGATTAGTAATACTGGAAACCACGGTGTGGCAGCAGAGTGGTGATGCTATGACGCCGGGAGCATGGGATGCAATCTCTGGGATGCCGCCACCATCCTCTCACTGCGACTCCTCGGGCTAGCGGGGAGATCCCTTTCCCAGAGTGCTCTGGGCGGCAGTGGCTTCCGGGCCTGGGGGCGTTTTGTGTTGCTTGGAGCTGGAGAAACAAGATGGCGGCATCGTAGGAGTGACAGGGGTCTCCCAGGCGGAGCCTGCAGCATTGTGCTTTCGCGGTATCACCGCCCTAACTCACCGCGCCCCTTTTCCATCTGCGATGTCGCCAGGAAAGCAAGGCAGCGGTGGCCGCCCAGATACAAGTGGCCTAGCCTAACTAACCGCCAGAACCACTTACAAACTGTGGCCTGGTCAAAAGAAACGGGACTGAGTGGCGGTGATTGGGTTTGCCTCGGCCGATTCTGGGCGCCATAACGCCTGGAAAGGCCTCCATTTTCCTGCTGCCCTCTTCCGCAACCTTGCCGGGTGGACCAGCCCTGGAGGCCTCTGGCCTCCCCTTAAAGGTGTCCGGACTTGGCTCCAGGCTCCGTGTTCGTCTTTCCGGAAAGCAAGGAGCAGCAGGTCCAAAGCCAACTTTGTCGTCGGAGGGAAATataaactgataaagaaaatCGGGTTTGGCACCTTTGGGGACATTTATCTGGCGATTAACACCACCAACGGCGATGAAGTGGCAGTGAAGCTAGAATCTCAGAAGGCCAAGTATCCCCAGTTGCTGTTCGAAAGTCAAATCTATAACATTCTCCAAGGTGGGGTTGGCATCCCCAATGTCCAGTGGTATGGTCAGGAAAAAGACTATAATGTGCTCGTTATGGATGTTCTGGGACCCAGCCTTGAAGACCTCTTCAATTTCTGTTCAAGAAGGTTCACAATGAAGACTGTACTTATGTTAGCTGACCAGATGATCAGTAGAATTGAATATGTGCATACAAAGAATTTTATACATAGAGACCTTAAGCCAGATAACTTCCTAATAGGTATTGGGCAGCACTGTAATAAATTATTCCTTATTGATTTTGGTTTGGCCAAAAGGTACAGAGACAGCAGGACAATGCAACACATAccatacagagaaaataaaaacctcacTGGCACTGTCCGATACGCTAGTATCAATGCACATCTTGGCATTGAGCTGAGTCGTCGAGATGACATGGAATCATTAGGATATGTTCTGATGTATTTTAATAGAACCAGTCTGCCGTGGCAAGGAATAAGGGCtgcaacaaagaaacaaacatatgaaaaaatcagtgaaaagaaGAGGTCCACATCTGTTGAAGTTTTATGTAAGGGGTTTCCTGCAGAGTTTGCTATGTATTTAAACTATTGTCGTCGGTTGCGCTTTGAGGAAGCCCCGGATTACATGTACCTGAAGCAGCTATTCCAGATCCTTTTCAGGACTCTGAACCACCAATATGACTACATATTTGATTGGACGAAGTTAAAGCACAAAGCTGCATAGCAAGCAGTTTCTTCCAGTGGGCAGGGTCAGCAAGTCCAAACCCCTACAGGCAAGCAACCCACAAAACCAAGAGTAACATGAAAGGTTTCCAAGCAGAAGAAGTAGAGCAGATGATTGGAGCAGCATTTGTTTCTCCCCATATCTAGAAAATTTAGTTCATATCTACACTAACCAGTGGTCATGGACCACCATTTACTTGGTGTAAAGCACTTAATTTCAGTATAAACTGGCTCTGGGCACATTGTTGATGATGTATCTTGAGTTTAGCCATGGTAATTGTGAATATTAACATAGTGAAACGTGATGTCTGGTTatctattgcatttatttttaaagtgggaaAAGTCAACTAAATGGTTGACACTCAAAATGGTGGAGAAATTGGGCatatggcaatttttttttttttttttttgttaaaacctTTCATTTTGAATACTGCTTTGAGATCTCATTTCAGAAGAATGGTATAACAGTCTTCAGCCACAGTTGTGATGGTTGTAAATTCTTACAATTGTGCTTTCTTAGGGTTTTTCCACCCCTGGGGTTTTCAAGTTGttcacttaaaacattttttaagtggTTAGCTTCTTGTTTTCAATCCAGATAATATAAAGACTCTGCCTGCTTACTGTGCTAGAAGTAACAGCATCTCTCAAATGAAGATTTAAGCAAAACTTAGTGACTACTAGGACTCTGCATTAACTCTATAATGTTCTTAGTATTAAAAAAAGCATATTTGTAACAGAAATTTAGTTAACATCTTACAACAACATATATGTATGTCACTTAGATAAATGTAATCACTGTAAACATACAATctgggattttgtttttattttgaaatgggagcTCTTGTTTATAAgttcattaaaaactaaaattgtttctataagaaaaaaaatcaatggtgacgtcaagaacaaaggagaaagatGTCATATTGAAGTGGGTTGAAGAATCAGAGATGAGCAAGTCAGAAAAGGTGTAGAGAAAAATGTGGTGGACACCATTAGCTGACACCCACCCAACAACTCTTTCCCTAATGCAAATCAAATCTTGTTCTTTCAATAACCAAGTATTCCAGTTCTTTAAGGAAGTGCTTCTTCCAAATTGTAGAGAGGGAACTGAGACTGTTCAAATCAATTTTCATTATTCTggccatgtgattttttttttttttagccatgaGCATTTTACACAATCTTGCCAATGTCTTTCCCCCAGTCTTAATTTAGGACAACACTAACATACTAATATCAGAGT encodes:
- the LOC124982688 gene encoding casein kinase I-like — protein: MGCNLWDAATILSLRLLGLAGRSLSQSALGGSGFRAWGRFVLLGAGETRWRHRRSDRGLPGGACSIVLSRYHRPNSPRPFSICDVARKARQRWPPRYKWPSLTNRQNHLQTVAWSKETGLSGGDWAPCSSFRKARSSRSKANFVVGGKYKLIKKIGFGTFGDIYLAINTTNGDEVAVKLESQKAKYPQLLFESQIYNILQGGVGIPNVQWYGQEKDYNVLVMDVLGPSLEDLFNFCSRRFTMKTVLMLADQMISRIEYVHTKNFIHRDLKPDNFLIGIGQHCNKLFLIDFGLAKRYRDSRTMQHIPYRENKNLTGTVRYASINAHLGIELSRRDDMESLGYVLMYFNRTSLPWQGIRAATKKQTYEKISEKKRSTSVEVLCKGFPAEFAMYLNYCRRLRFEEAPDYMYLKQLFQILFRTLNHQYDYIFDWTKLKHKAA